The Mycobacterium seoulense genome has a window encoding:
- a CDS encoding ABC transporter permease, which produces MTAEPKVQAAQGISAPTTSAFTSRRTLVLRRFVRNRLAVAALVLLVLLFVGCYTLPAVLPYSYDDLDFDALLQPPNSRHWLGTNALGQDLLAQILRGMQKSMLIGVCVAVISTGIAATVGSIAGYFGGWRDRALMWLVDLLLVVPSFILIAIVTPRTKSSANILMLVLLLAGFGWMISSRMVRGMTMSLREREFIRAARYMGVSSRRIILGHVVPNVASILIIDAALNVASAILAETGLSFLGFGIQPPDVSLGTLIANGTQSATTFPWVFLFPAGVLVLILVCANVTGDGLRDALDPGSGMLRGVAR; this is translated from the coding sequence ATGACGGCTGAGCCCAAAGTACAAGCGGCTCAAGGGATTTCCGCCCCAACGACATCGGCGTTCACCTCGCGCCGTACCCTGGTGCTGCGCAGGTTCGTCCGCAACCGGTTGGCGGTCGCGGCGCTGGTCCTGCTGGTGCTGCTGTTCGTCGGTTGCTACACGCTGCCGGCAGTGCTGCCGTATTCCTACGATGACCTCGATTTCGACGCGCTGCTGCAACCGCCGAACAGCCGGCACTGGTTGGGCACCAACGCGCTGGGGCAGGACCTGCTGGCGCAGATCCTGCGGGGCATGCAGAAGTCGATGCTCATCGGTGTTTGCGTGGCGGTCATCTCGACCGGCATCGCCGCCACCGTCGGCTCGATCGCCGGCTATTTCGGTGGCTGGCGGGACCGCGCGCTGATGTGGTTGGTCGACCTGCTGTTGGTGGTGCCCAGCTTCATCCTCATCGCCATCGTCACGCCGCGAACCAAGAGCTCGGCCAACATCCTGATGCTCGTCCTGCTGCTCGCCGGCTTCGGCTGGATGATCAGCTCCCGCATGGTGCGCGGCATGACCATGAGTCTGCGTGAACGCGAGTTCATCAGGGCCGCAAGGTACATGGGCGTGTCCAGCCGCCGGATCATCCTCGGCCACGTGGTGCCCAACGTGGCCTCCATCCTGATCATCGACGCCGCCCTCAACGTCGCCTCGGCAATCCTGGCCGAGACGGGGCTGAGCTTTCTGGGTTTCGGCATTCAGCCGCCGGACGTGTCGCTGGGCACGTTGATCGCCAACGGCACCCAGTCCGCGACCACCTTCCCCTGGGTGTTCTTGTTTCCGGCGGGTGTGCTGGTGCTGATCCTGGTGTGCGCCAACGTGACCGGTGACGGCCTGCGCGACGCGCTGGACCCCGGTAGCGGCATGCTGCGGGGTGTCGCCCGGTGA
- a CDS encoding ABC transporter permease: MIRFLARRLLNYVVLLALASFLTFCLTSVAFRPLDSLLQRSPRPPQSVIDAKAHALNLDKPIPIRYAQWAAHAVRGDFGKTITGQPVGATLWRRVGVTLRLLVIGSLAGTVLGIAAGAWGAIRQYRLSDRLVTMVALLVLSTPTFVIASLLILGALRVNWALGVHLFDYTGETSPGVSGGAWHHLVDRLRHLILPTLTLTLAAAAGYSRYQRNAMLDVLGQDFIRTARAKGLTRRRALVKHGLRTALIPLATLFAYGVAGLVTGAVFVEKIFGWHGMGEWLVQGIATQDTYIIAAITLFSGTVVLLAGLLSDVFYAALDPRVRVS; this comes from the coding sequence ATGATTCGCTTCTTGGCGCGCCGCCTGCTCAACTACGTGGTACTGCTGGCGCTGGCATCGTTTCTGACGTTCTGCCTCACATCGGTGGCCTTCCGGCCACTGGACAGCCTGTTGCAACGCAGTCCGCGCCCGCCTCAGTCGGTCATCGACGCCAAGGCGCACGCGCTCAACCTGGACAAACCGATACCGATCCGCTACGCGCAGTGGGCCGCCCACGCCGTTCGCGGCGACTTCGGCAAGACCATCACCGGGCAGCCCGTCGGCGCCACGCTGTGGCGGCGCGTCGGAGTCACACTGCGGCTCCTGGTCATCGGGTCGCTGGCTGGCACCGTCCTGGGCATCGCGGCCGGGGCATGGGGAGCCATCCGCCAATACCGACTCAGTGACCGCCTCGTCACGATGGTGGCGCTGCTGGTCCTGAGCACGCCGACGTTCGTCATCGCCAGCCTGTTGATCCTCGGCGCGTTGCGGGTGAACTGGGCTTTGGGCGTGCATCTTTTCGACTACACCGGGGAAACGTCGCCGGGCGTGAGTGGTGGGGCCTGGCACCACCTGGTGGACCGGTTGCGGCATCTGATCCTGCCCACGCTCACCCTGACCCTGGCGGCCGCCGCCGGATACAGCCGTTATCAGCGCAACGCGATGCTCGACGTCCTGGGGCAGGATTTCATTCGCACGGCCCGCGCCAAGGGCCTCACCCGCCGCCGCGCGCTGGTGAAGCACGGGCTGCGCACGGCGCTGATACCCCTGGCCACCCTGTTCGCCTACGGGGTCGCCGGGCTGGTCACCGGCGCGGTGTTCGTGGAGAAGATCTTCGGCTGGCACGGCATGGGTGAATGGCTGGTGCAGGGCATCGCGACGCAGGACACCTACATCATCGCCGCGATCACGCTGTTCTCCGGCACCGTCGTGTTGCTGGCCGGCCTGCTCTCCGACGTCTTCTACGCCGCCCTCGATCCGAGAGTGCGGGTCTCATGA